A part of Corvus hawaiiensis isolate bCorHaw1 chromosome 25, bCorHaw1.pri.cur, whole genome shotgun sequence genomic DNA contains:
- the FAM118B gene encoding protein FAM118B isoform X4: protein MASTVSLDKETLLEDGMPPAKKPRKLLPSLKTKKPRELVLVIGTGISAAVAPQVPALKSWKGLIQALLDAAIDFDLLEDEESKRFQKCLHEDKNLVHVAHDLIQKLSPRTSNVRSTFFKDCLYEVFDDLESKMEDSGKQLLQSVLHLMENGALVLTTNFDNLLELYAAHQGKHLESLDLTDEKKVLEWAQEKRKLSVLHIHGVYTNPSGIVLHPAGYQNVLRNTEVMREIQKLYENKSFLFLGCGWTVDDTTFQALFLEAVKHKSDLEHFMLVRRGDVDEFKKLRENMLDKGIKVISYGDEYADLPEYFERLTSEIAMRGRAGMPKEGQQLNGSAAAHAEVKGCSP, encoded by the exons ATGGCTTCTACGGTGAGCCTGGACAAGGAAACGTTATTGGAAGATGGAATGCCACCTGCAAAAAAGCCCAG GAAGCTGTTGCCAAGCCTCAAAACCAAGAAGCCTCGGGAGCTTGTTTTGGTGATTGGAACAGGAATTAGTGCTGCAGTTGCTCCCCAGGTCCCAGCGCTGAAGTCTTGGAAGGGGCTGATTCAGGCCCTCCTAGATGCTGCTATTGACTTTGATCTCCTGGAAGATGAAGAGAGCAAACGGTTCCAGAAGTGTCTTCATGAAGACAAGAACCTGGTTCATGTTGCCCACGACCTTATCCAGAAGCTGTCTCCG CGCACAAGCAACGTTCGCTCAACCTTTTTCAAGGACTGTTTATACGAGGTGTTTGATGACCTGGAATCCAAAATGGAAGAttctgggaagcagctgcttcAGTCTGTGCTTCACTTGATGGAAAACGGGGCCCTTGTGTTAACCACAAACTTCGATAACCTGCTGGAGCTGTACGCAGCACACCAGGGGAAGCACCTTGAGTCTCTTGACCTGACTGATGAAAAGAAG GTGCTGGAGTGGGCACAAGAGAAGAGGAAGCTCAGTGTCCTGCACATCCACGGCGTCTACACCAACCCCAGCGGCATCGTGCTGCACCCGGCCGGCTACCAGAACGTGCTGCGCAACACCGAGGTCATG CGAGAGATTCAGAAGCTGTATGAAAATAAGTCCTTCCTCTTCTTGGGCTGTGGTTGGACAGTTGATGACACCACGTTTCAGGCCCTGTTTTTAGAGGCTGTCAAGCACAAGTCAGACCTGGAGCACTTCATGCTGGTGCGGAGGGGAGATGTGGATGAGTTCAAGAAGCTCCGTGAGAACATGCTGGACAAAGGGATCAAAGTGATTTCTTACGGAGACGAATACGCTGACTTGCCCGAGTACTTTGAGCGGCTGACGAGCGAGATTGCCATGCGGGGCCGCGCAG gTATGCCCAAGGAGGGGCAGCAGCTGAacggctctgctgctgcccacgctgAGGTAAAAG GATGCAGcccctga
- the FAM118B gene encoding protein FAM118B isoform X3: protein MASTVSLDKETLLEDGMPPAKKPRKLLPSLKTKKPRELVLVIGTGISAAVAPQVPALKSWKGLIQALLDAAIDFDLLEDEESKRFQKCLHEDKNLVHVAHDLIQKLSPRTSNVRSTFFKDCLYEVFDDLESKMEDSGKQLLQSVLHLMENGALVLTTNFDNLLELYAAHQGKHLESLDLTDEKKVLEWAQEKRKLSVLHIHGVYTNPSGIVLHPAGYQNVLRNTEVMREIQKLYENKSFLFLGCGWTVDDTTFQALFLEAVKHKSDLEHFMLVRRGDVDEFKKLRENMLDKGIKVISYGDEYADLPEYFERLTSEIAMRGRAGMPKEGQQLNGSAAAHAEVKAFASTQDAAPEPQPCPGPEPWQGQAQARPAALREAGAHHCPTAVQHRARTLSAGKRPGQSLHR from the exons ATGGCTTCTACGGTGAGCCTGGACAAGGAAACGTTATTGGAAGATGGAATGCCACCTGCAAAAAAGCCCAG GAAGCTGTTGCCAAGCCTCAAAACCAAGAAGCCTCGGGAGCTTGTTTTGGTGATTGGAACAGGAATTAGTGCTGCAGTTGCTCCCCAGGTCCCAGCGCTGAAGTCTTGGAAGGGGCTGATTCAGGCCCTCCTAGATGCTGCTATTGACTTTGATCTCCTGGAAGATGAAGAGAGCAAACGGTTCCAGAAGTGTCTTCATGAAGACAAGAACCTGGTTCATGTTGCCCACGACCTTATCCAGAAGCTGTCTCCG CGCACAAGCAACGTTCGCTCAACCTTTTTCAAGGACTGTTTATACGAGGTGTTTGATGACCTGGAATCCAAAATGGAAGAttctgggaagcagctgcttcAGTCTGTGCTTCACTTGATGGAAAACGGGGCCCTTGTGTTAACCACAAACTTCGATAACCTGCTGGAGCTGTACGCAGCACACCAGGGGAAGCACCTTGAGTCTCTTGACCTGACTGATGAAAAGAAG GTGCTGGAGTGGGCACAAGAGAAGAGGAAGCTCAGTGTCCTGCACATCCACGGCGTCTACACCAACCCCAGCGGCATCGTGCTGCACCCGGCCGGCTACCAGAACGTGCTGCGCAACACCGAGGTCATG CGAGAGATTCAGAAGCTGTATGAAAATAAGTCCTTCCTCTTCTTGGGCTGTGGTTGGACAGTTGATGACACCACGTTTCAGGCCCTGTTTTTAGAGGCTGTCAAGCACAAGTCAGACCTGGAGCACTTCATGCTGGTGCGGAGGGGAGATGTGGATGAGTTCAAGAAGCTCCGTGAGAACATGCTGGACAAAGGGATCAAAGTGATTTCTTACGGAGACGAATACGCTGACTTGCCCGAGTACTTTGAGCGGCTGACGAGCGAGATTGCCATGCGGGGCCGCGCAG gTATGCCCAAGGAGGGGCAGCAGCTGAacggctctgctgctgcccacgctgAGGTAAAAG CCTTTGCTTCCACGCAGGATGCAGcccctgagcctcagccctgcccaggccCTGAGCCATGGCAGGGGCAGGCCCAAGCCAGGCCAGCAGCCCTCAGGGAGGCCGGAGCCCATCACTGTCCCACTGCTGTCCAGCACCGAGCCAGGACCCTTTCGGCAGGGAAGAGGCCAGGACAGAGCCTCCACAGATGA
- the FAM118B gene encoding protein FAM118B isoform X2 produces the protein MASTVSLDKETLLEDGMPPAKKPRKLLPSLKTKKPRELVLVIGTGISAAVAPQVPALKSWKGLIQALLDAAIDFDLLEDEESKRFQKCLHEDKNLVHVAHDLIQKLSPRTSNVRSTFFKDCLYEVFDDLESKMEDSGKQLLQSVLHLMENGALVLTTNFDNLLELYAAHQGKHLESLDLTDEKKVLEWAQEKRKLSVLHIHGVYTNPSGIVLHPAGYQNVLRNTEVMREIQKLYENKSFLFLGCGWTVDDTTFQALFLEAVKHKSDLEHFMLVRRGDVDEFKKLRENMLDKGIKVISYGDEYADLPEYFERLTSEIAMRGRAGMPKEGQQLNGSAAAHAEVKGFQPLLPRRMQPLSLSPAQALSHGRGRPKPGQQPSGRPEPITVPLLSSTEPGPFRQGRGQDRASTDEHLV, from the exons ATGGCTTCTACGGTGAGCCTGGACAAGGAAACGTTATTGGAAGATGGAATGCCACCTGCAAAAAAGCCCAG GAAGCTGTTGCCAAGCCTCAAAACCAAGAAGCCTCGGGAGCTTGTTTTGGTGATTGGAACAGGAATTAGTGCTGCAGTTGCTCCCCAGGTCCCAGCGCTGAAGTCTTGGAAGGGGCTGATTCAGGCCCTCCTAGATGCTGCTATTGACTTTGATCTCCTGGAAGATGAAGAGAGCAAACGGTTCCAGAAGTGTCTTCATGAAGACAAGAACCTGGTTCATGTTGCCCACGACCTTATCCAGAAGCTGTCTCCG CGCACAAGCAACGTTCGCTCAACCTTTTTCAAGGACTGTTTATACGAGGTGTTTGATGACCTGGAATCCAAAATGGAAGAttctgggaagcagctgcttcAGTCTGTGCTTCACTTGATGGAAAACGGGGCCCTTGTGTTAACCACAAACTTCGATAACCTGCTGGAGCTGTACGCAGCACACCAGGGGAAGCACCTTGAGTCTCTTGACCTGACTGATGAAAAGAAG GTGCTGGAGTGGGCACAAGAGAAGAGGAAGCTCAGTGTCCTGCACATCCACGGCGTCTACACCAACCCCAGCGGCATCGTGCTGCACCCGGCCGGCTACCAGAACGTGCTGCGCAACACCGAGGTCATG CGAGAGATTCAGAAGCTGTATGAAAATAAGTCCTTCCTCTTCTTGGGCTGTGGTTGGACAGTTGATGACACCACGTTTCAGGCCCTGTTTTTAGAGGCTGTCAAGCACAAGTCAGACCTGGAGCACTTCATGCTGGTGCGGAGGGGAGATGTGGATGAGTTCAAGAAGCTCCGTGAGAACATGCTGGACAAAGGGATCAAAGTGATTTCTTACGGAGACGAATACGCTGACTTGCCCGAGTACTTTGAGCGGCTGACGAGCGAGATTGCCATGCGGGGCCGCGCAG gTATGCCCAAGGAGGGGCAGCAGCTGAacggctctgctgctgcccacgctgAGGTAAAAG GTTTTCAGCCTTTGCTTCCACGCAGGATGCAGcccctgagcctcagccctgcccaggccCTGAGCCATGGCAGGGGCAGGCCCAAGCCAGGCCAGCAGCCCTCAGGGAGGCCGGAGCCCATCACTGTCCCACTGCTGTCCAGCACCGAGCCAGGACCCTTTCGGCAGGGAAGAGGCCAGGACAGAGCCTCCACAGATGAACACCTGGTCTAA
- the FAM118B gene encoding protein FAM118B isoform X1, translating to MASTVSLDKETLLEDGMPPAKKPRKLLPSLKTKKPRELVLVIGTGISAAVAPQVPALKSWKGLIQALLDAAIDFDLLEDEESKRFQKCLHEDKNLVHVAHDLIQKLSPRTSNVRSTFFKDCLYEVFDDLESKMEDSGKQLLQSVLHLMENGALVLTTNFDNLLELYAAHQGKHLESLDLTDEKKVLEWAQEKRKLSVLHIHGVYTNPSGIVLHPAGYQNVLRNTEVMREIQKLYENKSFLFLGCGWTVDDTTFQALFLEAVKHKSDLEHFMLVRRGDVDEFKKLRENMLDKGIKVISYGDEYADLPEYFERLTSEIAMRGRAGMPKEGQQLNGSAAAHAEVKGKEGSLEPRGFTLCSSLESQAGFQPLLPRRMQPLSLSPAQALSHGRGRPKPGQQPSGRPEPITVPLLSSTEPGPFRQGRGQDRASTDEHLV from the exons ATGGCTTCTACGGTGAGCCTGGACAAGGAAACGTTATTGGAAGATGGAATGCCACCTGCAAAAAAGCCCAG GAAGCTGTTGCCAAGCCTCAAAACCAAGAAGCCTCGGGAGCTTGTTTTGGTGATTGGAACAGGAATTAGTGCTGCAGTTGCTCCCCAGGTCCCAGCGCTGAAGTCTTGGAAGGGGCTGATTCAGGCCCTCCTAGATGCTGCTATTGACTTTGATCTCCTGGAAGATGAAGAGAGCAAACGGTTCCAGAAGTGTCTTCATGAAGACAAGAACCTGGTTCATGTTGCCCACGACCTTATCCAGAAGCTGTCTCCG CGCACAAGCAACGTTCGCTCAACCTTTTTCAAGGACTGTTTATACGAGGTGTTTGATGACCTGGAATCCAAAATGGAAGAttctgggaagcagctgcttcAGTCTGTGCTTCACTTGATGGAAAACGGGGCCCTTGTGTTAACCACAAACTTCGATAACCTGCTGGAGCTGTACGCAGCACACCAGGGGAAGCACCTTGAGTCTCTTGACCTGACTGATGAAAAGAAG GTGCTGGAGTGGGCACAAGAGAAGAGGAAGCTCAGTGTCCTGCACATCCACGGCGTCTACACCAACCCCAGCGGCATCGTGCTGCACCCGGCCGGCTACCAGAACGTGCTGCGCAACACCGAGGTCATG CGAGAGATTCAGAAGCTGTATGAAAATAAGTCCTTCCTCTTCTTGGGCTGTGGTTGGACAGTTGATGACACCACGTTTCAGGCCCTGTTTTTAGAGGCTGTCAAGCACAAGTCAGACCTGGAGCACTTCATGCTGGTGCGGAGGGGAGATGTGGATGAGTTCAAGAAGCTCCGTGAGAACATGCTGGACAAAGGGATCAAAGTGATTTCTTACGGAGACGAATACGCTGACTTGCCCGAGTACTTTGAGCGGCTGACGAGCGAGATTGCCATGCGGGGCCGCGCAG gTATGCCCAAGGAGGGGCAGCAGCTGAacggctctgctgctgcccacgctgAGGTAAAAGGTAAGGAAGGCTCTCTGGAGCCAAGAGGCTTCACCCTGTGCAGCTCCCTGGAGTCCCAGGCAGGTTTTCAGCCTTTGCTTCCACGCAGGATGCAGcccctgagcctcagccctgcccaggccCTGAGCCATGGCAGGGGCAGGCCCAAGCCAGGCCAGCAGCCCTCAGGGAGGCCGGAGCCCATCACTGTCCCACTGCTGTCCAGCACCGAGCCAGGACCCTTTCGGCAGGGAAGAGGCCAGGACAGAGCCTCCACAGATGAACACCTGGTCTAA